The Hymenobacter sp. 5317J-9 genome has a window encoding:
- a CDS encoding 2-hydroxyacid dehydrogenase, which yields MNVTAFSVQHFERGFLQRANQGHHQLTLLDTPLTADTAHLAHGALAVSVFTRDDASAPVLEELAERGVRYLAVRAAGTDHVDLATARRLGLRVANVPDYSPYAVAEHAVTLMLALCRHLRQADQQLRANDFRLDHLIGFDLHGKTVGIMGVGRIGGVVARILHGFGCQLLGHDVQPTPELTAKYGLRYVPLPELCAQADIISVHTPLTAATHHLIDDQLLRRMKRGVMLVNTGRGGVLDTAAALRALKSGQLGYLGLDVYENEQALFFADHSQELLLDDKFARLLTFPNVLLTSHQAYLTREALTNIADATLASLNAWALGHPAEHELGAAGAVPARL from the coding sequence ATGAACGTTACGGCTTTTAGTGTTCAGCATTTTGAACGCGGTTTTTTGCAGCGCGCCAACCAGGGCCACCACCAGCTCACGCTGCTCGACACGCCCCTCACGGCCGACACCGCGCACCTGGCGCACGGCGCCCTGGCGGTGAGCGTGTTCACCCGCGACGATGCGTCGGCTCCCGTGCTGGAGGAGTTGGCCGAGCGGGGCGTGCGCTACCTGGCCGTGCGCGCCGCCGGCACCGACCACGTGGACCTGGCCACCGCCCGCCGCCTGGGCCTGCGCGTGGCCAACGTGCCCGACTACTCGCCCTACGCCGTGGCCGAGCACGCCGTGACGCTGATGCTGGCCCTGTGCCGCCACCTGCGCCAGGCCGACCAGCAGCTGCGGGCCAACGACTTCCGCCTCGACCACCTCATCGGCTTCGACCTGCACGGCAAGACCGTGGGCATCATGGGCGTGGGGCGCATCGGGGGCGTGGTGGCGCGCATTCTGCACGGCTTCGGCTGCCAGCTGCTGGGCCACGACGTGCAGCCCACCCCCGAGCTCACCGCGAAGTATGGCCTGCGCTACGTGCCGCTGCCCGAGCTGTGCGCGCAGGCCGACATCATCTCGGTGCACACCCCGCTCACGGCCGCCACCCACCACCTCATCGACGACCAGCTGCTGCGCCGGATGAAGCGCGGCGTGATGCTGGTGAACACCGGCCGGGGCGGCGTGCTGGACACGGCCGCCGCCCTGCGCGCCCTCAAGAGCGGCCAGCTGGGCTACCTGGGGCTGGACGTGTACGAAAACGAGCAGGCCCTCTTCTTCGCCGACCACAGCCAGGAGCTGCTGCTCGACGACAAGTTTGCGCGCCTGCTCACCTTTCCCAACGTGCTGCTCACCAGTCACCAGGCCTACCTGACCCGCGAGGCCCTTACCAACATTGCCGACGCCACCCTGGCCAGCCTCAACGCCTGGGCGCTGGGCCACCCGGCCGAGCACGAACTGGGCGCGGCCGGGGCAGTGCCCGCCCGCCTCTGA
- a CDS encoding cation-transporting P-type ATPase yields the protein MPLPPAPLLPKTAQPAAAVAPVASSESAAGLPAAEARRRLLETGPNVLATARRESWLRMAARQFQSLTVLVLAGAAAVSAFSGDAAEAVAIGAVVLLNAAIGFGLEWQARASMDALHALDVPQARALRDGQPQLLPAADLVPGDVLLLEGGDVVPADADLLEAHQLQINESALTGESLPVGKVPGPAAPDAPLAEQRQRVFKGTAVVDGNGRALVVATGMGTELGRITRLVQATGRPPTPLEGKLDVLARQLLLLTGGLTLGYGLLVWAQGRPLGQVLKTAIVLAVAAIPEGLSIVATLALAAGTLRMARHKVLVKRLPAVETLGSTGVIVTDKTGTLTQNRIEAHTVWLADGCTEVRLQDDSLSAVAGGAPGLLSSPGFAHLQLLAALCNNATYHPTDPGRTTGDPLEIALWQLAGATQGAAAPPLRLAEQAFRSDTRLMGTVHQLAGGRCLVAVKGAAEAVLPHCRYQWAATGAPQPLSAEDRAAWVARAEGLAARGLRTLAFASAEWPGHPGPDFVRELEWVGLVAFLDPPRLEVAPALAACRAAGIRVIVATGDHPATARTVARQVGLLEDEEPDGVILGAELADLLRHPNGAGRRRLHRAQVFARMSPAQKLDLIAFYQQHGQVVGMTGDGVNDAPALRRADIGIAMGLRGTQVAAEAADLVLQDDAFGSIVVAIAQGRVMLANIRTFLSYLISCNLSEVLIVTLVALLHPKVPLWPLQILFLNLLTDVFPALALALGPGHPNLMQRPPRSPHKPLLGLADWRRAGLYAAALTAGGAGAFACARWEMGLSAAVCNNVVFYGMALGQLLHVFNFAADRRTLLRSEVTRNWYVWGALALCSGAMLTIYLVPALRPVFGLVPLPPAALVLVLASGLLPLLLIQAGRWLRRVGRSRTTSGRL from the coding sequence ATGCCGTTGCCCCCTGCGCCTCTGCTTCCCAAAACTGCGCAGCCGGCCGCCGCAGTGGCGCCCGTCGCTTCTTCGGAGTCGGCGGCCGGCCTTCCGGCTGCCGAAGCCCGGCGGCGCCTGCTCGAAACCGGCCCCAACGTGCTGGCCACGGCGCGGCGCGAATCGTGGCTGCGCATGGCCGCGCGGCAGTTCCAAAGCCTCACGGTGCTGGTGCTGGCGGGCGCGGCGGCCGTGTCGGCCTTCAGCGGCGATGCGGCGGAGGCCGTGGCCATTGGGGCGGTGGTGCTGCTGAATGCGGCCATCGGGTTTGGGCTGGAGTGGCAGGCCCGCGCCTCGATGGACGCCCTGCACGCCCTCGACGTGCCCCAGGCCCGGGCCCTGCGCGACGGCCAGCCCCAGCTGCTGCCGGCCGCCGACCTGGTGCCCGGCGACGTGCTGCTGCTGGAAGGCGGCGACGTGGTGCCCGCCGACGCCGACCTGCTCGAAGCCCACCAGCTGCAAATCAATGAGTCGGCCCTCACGGGCGAGTCGCTGCCCGTGGGCAAAGTGCCCGGCCCGGCCGCGCCCGATGCCCCGCTGGCCGAGCAGCGCCAGCGCGTGTTCAAGGGCACGGCCGTGGTGGACGGCAACGGCCGGGCCCTGGTGGTGGCCACCGGCATGGGCACCGAGCTGGGCCGCATCACGCGGCTGGTGCAGGCCACCGGGCGCCCACCCACACCCCTGGAGGGCAAGCTCGATGTGCTGGCCCGGCAGCTGCTGTTGCTCACGGGCGGGCTCACGCTGGGCTATGGGCTGCTGGTGTGGGCGCAGGGCCGGCCGCTGGGGCAGGTGCTGAAAACCGCCATTGTGCTAGCCGTGGCGGCCATTCCCGAAGGGCTGTCCATCGTGGCCACGCTGGCGCTGGCGGCCGGCACGTTGCGCATGGCCCGGCACAAGGTGCTGGTGAAGCGCCTGCCTGCCGTGGAAACCCTGGGCAGCACCGGCGTCATCGTGACCGACAAAACCGGTACCCTCACCCAAAACCGCATCGAGGCCCACACCGTGTGGCTGGCCGACGGCTGCACCGAAGTGCGCCTGCAGGACGACAGCCTGAGCGCCGTGGCCGGCGGGGCCCCCGGTCTGCTGTCCAGCCCGGGCTTTGCGCATTTGCAGCTGCTGGCCGCGCTGTGCAACAACGCCACCTACCACCCCACCGACCCCGGCCGCACCACCGGCGACCCCCTCGAAATTGCCCTGTGGCAGCTGGCCGGCGCCACCCAGGGCGCTGCCGCCCCGCCGCTGCGCCTCGCCGAGCAGGCCTTTCGCTCCGATACCCGCCTCATGGGCACCGTGCACCAGTTGGCCGGCGGCCGTTGCCTGGTGGCCGTGAAAGGCGCCGCCGAGGCCGTGCTGCCCCATTGCCGCTACCAGTGGGCGGCCACCGGCGCCCCCCAGCCGCTCAGCGCCGAAGACCGCGCCGCCTGGGTGGCCCGCGCCGAGGGCCTGGCCGCGCGCGGCCTGCGCACCCTGGCCTTTGCCAGCGCCGAGTGGCCCGGGCACCCGGGCCCCGACTTCGTGCGCGAGCTGGAATGGGTGGGCCTGGTGGCTTTTCTCGACCCGCCCCGGCTGGAAGTGGCGCCGGCGCTGGCCGCCTGCCGGGCCGCCGGCATTCGCGTGATAGTGGCCACCGGCGACCACCCCGCCACGGCCCGCACCGTGGCCCGGCAGGTGGGGCTGCTGGAAGACGAAGAGCCCGACGGCGTGATACTCGGCGCCGAGCTGGCCGACCTGCTGCGCCACCCCAACGGCGCCGGCCGGCGCCGCCTGCACCGGGCCCAGGTGTTTGCCCGCATGAGCCCGGCCCAGAAGCTCGACCTCATTGCCTTCTACCAGCAGCACGGCCAGGTGGTGGGCATGACCGGCGACGGCGTGAACGACGCGCCCGCCCTGCGCCGGGCCGACATCGGCATTGCCATGGGCCTGCGCGGCACCCAGGTGGCCGCCGAAGCCGCCGACCTCGTGCTGCAGGACGACGCTTTCGGCTCCATTGTGGTGGCCATTGCGCAGGGCCGCGTGATGCTGGCCAACATTCGCACTTTTCTGAGCTACCTCATTTCCTGCAACCTGAGCGAGGTGCTCATCGTGACCCTGGTGGCGCTGCTGCACCCGAAGGTGCCGCTCTGGCCGCTGCAAATTCTGTTTCTGAACCTGCTCACCGACGTGTTTCCGGCCCTGGCGTTGGCCCTGGGCCCCGGCCACCCCAACCTGATGCAGCGCCCGCCGCGCTCGCCCCACAAGCCGCTGCTGGGCTTGGCCGACTGGCGCCGCGCGGGCCTCTACGCGGCAGCCCTCACGGCGGGCGGCGCGGGGGCGTTTGCCTGCGCGCGCTGGGAAATGGGCCTGTCGGCCGCGGTGTGCAACAACGTGGTGTTCTATGGCATGGCGCTGGGCCAACTGCTGCACGTGTTCAACTTCGCGGCCGACCGGCGCACCCTGCTGCGCTCGGAGGTGACGCGCAATTGGTACGTGTGGGGCGCGCTGGCTTTGTGCAGCGGCGCCATGCTCACCATTTACCTGGTGCCGGCGCTGCGGCCGGTGTTTGGCCTGGTGCCGCTGCCGCCCGCGGCCCTGGTTCTGGTGCTGGCCAGTGGCCTGCTGCCCCTCTTGCTGATTCAGGCCGGCCGCTGGCTGCGCCGGGTGGGCAGGTCGCGGACTACAAGCGGCCGCTTGTAG
- a CDS encoding amidohydrolase family protein — protein sequence MKLNRISGLLLGLSLAGRAALGQQPGATIPPVVIPPMVDELVIANVSVVNVDLGEIEPNQNVVMRDGAIISVGKWVPAGRGVPTVDGTGKYLVPGLWDGHTHALGSAADERMALPLYVAHGITSIRDVTTARPLNDLLRTYQALETGSRVGPRIELAGPVLDGSATERTGLGLTATRAEGRTQAESHIKAGWCSLQTGPLLSHDAFWGVAAAAEEAHVHLTGPVPEAVPVLDAIGAGQRGIDGVDKLLLSCSTREAELVEARARALAGPRPLTTLQARVKAQQPLILASFSAERCAALAQALGQYRTFVVPALGAQDVALGREPDPADPRFRSVPAAVRLQWTKALRARPRLTAARRARLLALDSLQRSLIAAFGRQGVRLVAGSDAGSATPNLFHGGSLHDELERLVAIGLTPAEALRAGTVNPAMAMGRGFDLGRIRAGYLADAVLLNANPLADIHNLRLIEAVVLRGRLFDLPALAHLAHDAEQAAAMEDAAAHATAVVR from the coding sequence ATGAAATTGAACCGTATATCCGGGCTGCTGCTGGGGCTGAGCCTGGCCGGCCGCGCTGCGTTGGGCCAACAGCCGGGCGCCACCATTCCGCCGGTGGTAATACCGCCGATGGTCGACGAGTTGGTCATCGCCAACGTGAGCGTGGTGAACGTGGACCTGGGCGAAATCGAGCCTAACCAAAACGTGGTGATGCGCGACGGCGCCATCATTTCGGTGGGCAAATGGGTGCCCGCCGGTCGGGGCGTGCCCACCGTCGACGGCACCGGCAAGTACCTGGTGCCGGGCCTCTGGGACGGCCACACCCATGCCTTGGGCTCGGCCGCCGACGAGCGCATGGCCCTGCCGCTGTACGTGGCCCACGGCATCACCAGCATCCGCGACGTGACCACCGCCCGGCCCCTCAACGACCTGCTGCGCACTTACCAGGCCCTGGAAACCGGCAGCCGCGTGGGCCCGCGCATCGAGCTGGCCGGCCCCGTGCTCGACGGCTCGGCCACGGAGCGCACCGGCCTCGGCCTGACGGCCACCCGCGCCGAAGGCCGCACCCAGGCCGAAAGCCACATCAAAGCCGGCTGGTGCAGCCTGCAAACGGGTCCGCTGCTCTCGCACGACGCCTTTTGGGGCGTGGCCGCAGCCGCCGAGGAAGCCCACGTGCACCTTACCGGCCCCGTGCCCGAAGCCGTGCCCGTGCTCGACGCCATCGGAGCCGGGCAGCGCGGCATCGACGGCGTCGATAAGCTGCTGCTGAGCTGCTCGACCCGTGAGGCCGAACTGGTGGAGGCGCGCGCCCGGGCCTTGGCCGGCCCGCGGCCCCTCACCACCCTGCAGGCCCGCGTGAAAGCCCAGCAGCCGCTCATTCTGGCCAGCTTCAGCGCCGAGCGCTGCGCGGCCCTGGCCCAGGCCCTGGGGCAATACCGCACTTTTGTGGTGCCCGCGCTGGGGGCGCAGGACGTTGCCCTGGGCCGCGAGCCCGACCCGGCCGACCCGCGCTTTCGCTCGGTGCCGGCGGCGGTGCGCCTGCAGTGGACGAAGGCGTTGCGCGCCCGGCCGCGCCTCACGGCGGCCCGGCGGGCCCGGCTGCTGGCCCTCGACTCGCTGCAGCGGAGCCTGATTGCCGCGTTTGGCCGGCAGGGCGTGCGCCTGGTGGCCGGCTCCGACGCGGGCTCGGCCACGCCCAACCTCTTTCATGGCGGCAGCCTGCACGACGAGCTGGAGCGCCTCGTGGCCATCGGCCTCACGCCGGCCGAGGCCCTGCGCGCCGGCACCGTGAACCCGGCCATGGCCATGGGCCGCGGCTTCGACCTCGGCCGCATTCGCGCGGGCTACCTCGCCGATGCCGTGCTGCTGAACGCCAACCCGCTCGCCGACATCCACAACCTGCGCCTGATTGAGGCCGTGGTGCTGCGCGGCCGCCTCTTCGACCTGCCCGCCCTGGCCCACCTGGCCCACGATGCCGAGCAGGCCGCCGCCATGGAAGACGCCGCGGCGCACGCTACGGCCGTGGTGCGCTAG
- a CDS encoding DUF6544 family protein produces MKTWKFLLLGSAGLALAATGVALLAAERAAACRLRADVARLFAESADVAGQVHHEARLVGLPAPVKRYFRHVLRDGQPYLRGLRLRHNGQFKTEIDKDWVAIEGEEYMRASPAGFIWQGATSLFTARDEYTDGHGCLSVRLLGAVPLLRGEGPAYDQGELLRWLGESAWMPTALLPGPELAWVDVDDHSARLLCRHDGQEAAYLVRFNEYDEIAECEALRHRGDGPPEPWLGRFSAYRDWHGVCVPTVLEASWVVGGRRRPYARFVVQDLDYTVLKPY; encoded by the coding sequence ATGAAGACTTGGAAATTCCTGCTGCTCGGTTCGGCCGGGCTGGCACTGGCGGCCACTGGTGTGGCCCTGCTTGCTGCGGAGCGCGCGGCGGCCTGCCGCCTGCGCGCAGACGTGGCCCGCCTGTTTGCCGAGTCGGCGGACGTGGCGGGGCAGGTGCACCACGAGGCCCGGCTGGTGGGACTGCCCGCCCCGGTGAAGCGCTATTTCCGGCACGTGCTGCGCGACGGGCAGCCGTATTTGCGCGGCCTGCGCCTGCGCCACAACGGTCAATTCAAAACCGAAATCGACAAGGACTGGGTGGCCATAGAAGGGGAGGAGTACATGCGGGCCAGCCCGGCTGGCTTCATCTGGCAGGGCGCCACCAGCCTGTTTACGGCCCGCGATGAATACACGGATGGGCACGGCTGCCTTTCGGTGCGCCTGCTGGGGGCCGTGCCGCTGCTACGCGGCGAAGGTCCGGCCTACGACCAGGGCGAGTTGCTGCGCTGGCTGGGCGAAAGTGCTTGGATGCCCACCGCGCTGCTGCCTGGTCCTGAGCTGGCTTGGGTAGACGTGGACGACCACTCGGCCCGCCTGCTGTGCCGCCACGACGGGCAGGAAGCCGCGTATCTGGTGCGCTTCAACGAGTACGACGAAATAGCGGAGTGCGAAGCCCTGCGCCACCGGGGCGACGGCCCGCCAGAGCCTTGGCTGGGCCGGTTTTCGGCCTACCGCGACTGGCATGGCGTGTGCGTGCCCACGGTGCTGGAAGCCAGCTGGGTGGTGGGCGGCCGGCGCCGGCCCTACGCCCGTTTTGTGGTGCAGGACCTGGACTATACAGTCCTGAAACCTTACTGA